The DNA sequence ACTGCAGCGGAGAGAAAGCAGCATGTTGAAGCCAACAATTTGTGTCTCAACTGTCTTGGCAGGCACCAGAAGAGCGAATGTGCATTGAAGAAAACGTGTTCAATATGCGGGGCTCGCCATCATATCACCTTGCACGACGAATGCTAAGTCAATGAGGTAACTAAATCTCCTCATATGCCGCGAACCGACAGTCGAAACCCACGCCAGCCGTGTTTCTCGCTACCGAGCGTATTCGTATCGCCGACCGGTTCGGCATACTTCACACCGCACGCGCCTTGGTCGACCAAGATTCCGAGACGTCATTAATTGCGGAATCATTGGTGCAGAAACTACAGGTGCCGCGATCACATACTTCCATGTCAATTTGGTATCGGAGGCAAATTGACCAGCGTAGCTCGGGCCAAGTCGATCTGCAGATCTCCGCACGCAGCGACAGGTCACCAGTAATGATGTCGGCGCTGATTTTTCCCCAGCTCACTCTTTACAGTGGTGGCAAGCTGTAAGCATGGCTTTCAAgcagaaaaaagagaatggGCGCATTTGGACGGGCTGGAACTAGCCGATCCGGAGTTTCTCGCAATCGATCAAGTGGATCTTCTTCTCGATGTTTACGCCGATATTCTTCTCCTGAGCTTGCGACACGGAAGACTTCACGAATCTATAGCGCAACAATCAAAATTAGGCTGGATTTTATTAGGCTATTGGCATGACGAGCGCTACTCTGTGCACCAGGACATTCCAATGTCATGGAGAAAACGACTTTTTTGACTCGGTGCAGAGATTTTGGCAGCAGGAAGAAGTGACTCCGCCAGCACCTCCGCTTTCTTCCGATGAACGCGAGGCTCTGAAACTTATTACGTTTGAACGCATCGCCGCGACGCTAGCGGTCGATACATAGTTTGACTTTTGAACAAGGAGCCTCTTTCGGATCTATCGGAAACAAGGCGTTTTGCCGTCTGCTTGCTCGAGCAAATAGAGAGGCGATTTGCAGGTGATGGTGATTACATCGGCCAATTATATCGTGACTTTATGTGAGAATACGAGAGTCTGGGGCACGCCGTTCAAGCAAACGTAGATCACTTACAGTTTGGCGTGCGTCCCATTTTTGGCGATACGCACTCTGCGTCAACTGGCAGACGATGAGAAGGCTCACTTTCCGAAAGGAACAACTGTTTTGCGCTAGGACGTGGACGACATCCTTATGGGCGCTTCTTCCCTCGACAAAGCCAGAGATCTTCAAGAGCAACTGTCAAGGTTATGCATGGCGGGCGAATTTCCTCTCCGAAAGTGGTCGGCCAATAGTCCCAGCCTGATTGCCGATATTCCATCGGAATACCAGACGCAGTGCGACTTGCTCTCGTAGACGCCTCAAGAAACACACGCTACGCTCTGATTGCAGTGGCACCCTGAGTATGGACTTCTCATTCTCCACCGGTTCCAGACCTTTTTACAAAGCGGTCTGTCTTATTTTTGACGGCCCGTCTTTTCGTTTCCTTATGTTGGCTGATTCCCATCATCAAAGCAAAGATCATGTTCCAGTCTACCTAGCTTCAAGGCGTTGGCTGGGATTTTCAACTGAATGAGACCAGCACACAACTCTGGCAAGAATTCCAGTCTGATTTGCAGAAGCTAGAGGAAATCCGTGTTCCACGATATTTACCGATTAGAGTTCTGGATACCATGATCAGGTTTTATGGATTCGCGGACGCGTCCGAGCAGGCATATGTTGCAATCATTTATATGCGAATTCACACCTGCGGAGAAAAGGCAGAAGTAAGATTAATTGCAGCAAAGACAAAAATAGCTCCGCTGAAGCCAGTGACGCTTCCTCGCCTGGAATTGTGAGCTCTAATCATTCGTTTGGCAACTCACGTTCAACAGACTCTGGACTCAAGGATACTCCGCTCCACTTATAATCAGATTCTACTGTCGCGTTATGTTGAATCCACGGGCACCCCTCGCGATGGAAGACGTACGTGGCAAACAGGGTTTCCAAAATTCAAACCATCCTGCCGGAGGCTCAATGGCATCATCTTCCAGAGTCAAGCAATCGCGGACTATGCATTTTGCGGTGTATTTCTGGGCGAACTGATCGCTCACTCACTTTGGTGGCAAGGATCTCCCTGCGGGAGGGCGCCGTCCGTCGTCGAGACGGACGACAAAGTTCCGAAGAGTAACGAGCGAAGACGCACACCATCAGGACATCGCAACTTCCTAAATCCGAATCCAAGGAACTCACCCTATTCTCCTCATGAAACCGGCTGCTTCGGGTTACAGCCTGGTGTAGACGGTGGCAGCAGTTCATCGCGAGGGAGCCTCCAGCTGCAGCAAATGACCGGTCTAGTCTGGCGAACGCTCTTACGGCTTCCCAGTACAAAAATGCTCGTCTGGATCCGTAAAATGCAGGCTGAAAAATTTGAGTCGTAATTACAATCTATTCGTCGGAACAttgttttgttaaataaaaatgtactcATTAAGCTTAtccctttttttaaatcagcaAGGCATCCTCAATATCGGAGGGCGAATCAAACATGCTCTGCTGGCGCACAATAAGAAACATCCAGCAATCCTGCCTAGCTCTTCTCACCTCACTTTGCTCATCATCGAATCCTGCTACCGACGGACGCTCCATGATGGAGCTCACTTTGGAATGGAGCTCACAGGATGGAACCATTCGGCAGCAATACTGGATTCTGCAGGGACGACGCATGGTGAAGGCCATTCAGCGGTGCGTTACCTGCGTGCGTTGGCGGACGGCCACTCCTTATCAAATCATGGGCAACCTGCCGAGGTCTCGAGTGGTTCCAGCTAAGCCATTTTTCCATACAGGAGTGGATTATGCCGGCCCCATTTAGTTACGTAGAGGAGTTAGTACCTAGAGTTAGTTAGGCGCGGCCATCGCGGTCTTCATGTGCCTGAATATGAAGGCCGTTCACTTCGAAGTCCTTTCGGACTACACGGCGGAGGCGTTTCTGGCGGCTTTGCGACGATTCACGGCACATCGCGGTCTTTTTCGCAGCCTTCGAAATGACTGCGGCACTAACTTCGTCGGGGCCGACGCTCAGCTTCATGCGTTTTTCACCGCCAGCTATTCTGAGCAACGTTAGAGTCGACCAGTTATCCAACGATCGTATTATTGTGCCCTTTGGAAAAGCACGAGTAATTTTGGAATCGCTAGCCGATTGAGAACTATGAAGTTCAAGGATGGTCGGATGTCCAGCTGGTTGTAGTAAATATAACCTTcctttagttattttatacaaaggtatatattttcactgtTCACTAAATAATAACTGTCAAAGACTCGATATAAATCAATGTTAATGGCTAcctgatataatattagattagtCACTGCCCGATGTAAATCGGTAATAATGTTTGCccaatataaattgatagtgATGATTGCCCGTCGCGTATTCGCGGTGGTCTCTTTTATTACCTCCTTTTCGATTGATTTTTTGGAGGGGATTCTTTAGCGACATGACCATATATGGTCATGTCGCTCAATTATGTCGCTCATTTCAAATGGTTAGGCCAAAATACAAGCTAAGATATGGTTCGATTGAAATTCCTTGCATTTCCCGTGGTTCGATCTTCTTCGCGCTCGCATAGCCTCGGCACGTGACTCGCTTCGTCAGCGTTTCCCGTTCGTAACATTATACGCCTTTCGCGATATCTCGGAAggcgtattaaaaaatactttaaattaataatatttaagattaacgataataataatagttatagcTAATTTTGGGCTATAACAGTATTCAATGTTGCTTCAACCCGCCATCGGCACCACATTACGGTGGATCTGTGGGAGGCCGTAAAATCGTTGAAACTCCATCTATATCGAGTGCTGGGTGAAGCAACGCTCACATTCGAAGAAATAAGCATCCTTCTAGCGCAGATAGTGGCCTGCCCGAATTCAAAGCCTCTTCAAACTTTATCGGATGATCTGGAGGACATGACCGCCTTAATTCCGGGGCACTTTTTAATCGGATCAGCTCTAAACGCAGTCCCCAAACCGAGCTAAGCCGAGATATCGCTCGGACGGCTGACATGATGGCACCTTTTGTAGAAGATCACAATCATTTCTGGGAACGGTGGTCGCAGGAGTACCTGCACTCTCTTCTCCAGAGGCCGAAGTGGTGGATTACCAGCGATCAGGTACTAGTTGGCCGCCTTTGCCTCCTCTGGAATGAGAATACGCTATCGACGCGCTGGCCGCTGGTCAGAATAACCAGTGTGCATCCTGGAGACGACGGACATATTTGCGTGATCACCACTCGTACTGCAACAACCGAATTAACGCGTTCAATCACAAAGATTATTCTTCTATCAACGAGATTTTGATCATCCGGACGCTTGACGCGCCGTAgctttctgtaaaaaaaatttttttttattactagtataattaaatcacaATACGTCACACGTTTAGTTTATcgaattattgtatatgtggAGTTTTTTCTTGAGAGTTGCTTCTCTCGATCCCACTTTTTGCAAGGAGAATGTTTCTCGCAGGAAAGTTTGTGTCAGATTCACAAAGCTTTCTGTATGTACAGGTTTTTATTCTTGCTATCTACAAACTCTTGGTTCAATATAGCTTTTATCTacagattatttttgtatattattcttgGGGCCCTTAAAAGGGCCAGATAAGCGCTGATGAACGCGTTATCGACGGCATTCTTGCCACTGTAGAAGCAGCTCCGTTGGGGTGTACCATGGGGGTCTCC is a window from the Cataglyphis hispanica isolate Lineage 1 chromosome 9, ULB_Chis1_1.0, whole genome shotgun sequence genome containing:
- the LOC126851858 gene encoding uncharacterized protein LOC126851858, with the protein product MCLNMKAVHFEVLSDYTAEAFLAALRRFTAHRGLFRSLRNDCGTNFVGADAQLHAFFTASYSEQLFNVASTRHRHHITVDLWEAVKSLKLHLYRVLGEATLTFEEISILLAQIVACPNSKPLQTLSDDLEDMTALIPGHFLIGSALNAVPKPS
- the LOC126851856 gene encoding uncharacterized protein LOC126851856, whose translation is MTSATLCTRTFQCHGENDFFDSVQRFWQQEEVTPPAPPLSSDEREALKLITFERIAATLADVDDILMGASSLDKARDLQEQLSRLCMAGEFPLRKWSANSPSLIADIPSEYQTHGTLSMDFSFSTGSRPFYKALQGVGWDFQLNETSTQLWQEFQSDLQKLEEIRVPRYLPIRVLDTMIRFYGFADASEQAYVAIIYMRIHTCGEKAETLDSRILRSTYNQILLSRYVESTGTPRDGRRTWQTGFPKFKPSCRRLNGIIFQSQAIADYAFCGVFLGELIAHSLWWQGSPCGRAPSVVETDDKVPKSNERRRTPSGHRNFLNPNPRNSPYSPHETGCFGLQPGVDGGSSSSRGSLQLQQMTGLVWRTLLRLPSTKMLVWIRKMQAEKFESKASSISEGESNMLCWRTIRNIQQSCLALLTSLCSSSNPATDGRSMMELTLEWSSQDGTIRQQYWILQGRRMVKAIQRCVTCVRWRTATPYQIMGNLPRSRVVPAKPFFHTGVDYAGPI